A region from the Arthrobacter gengyunqii genome encodes:
- the pnuC gene encoding nicotinamide riboside transporter PnuC — MDAVLDWMNSPAATLLGAPVSWIEIIGFVTGAACVYAVARQKLWNWPVGIVNNVAFMVLFFGAGLYGETLLQAVFAAVSVYGWYNWVRGAQNAAGKGDLPIRDGSRTEVVWGLGAVALATVGVAMILTHGTDSQVPWPDAFVLAASLLATYWQARKIFQHWYVWIVIDLVSIPLYFSRGLNLTAILYIGFTALCIYGLVGWMRTRLAAGTQRGQTQEVPA; from the coding sequence ATGGACGCGGTACTGGACTGGATGAACTCCCCGGCGGCAACTTTGCTCGGAGCACCCGTCAGCTGGATTGAAATCATCGGATTCGTTACCGGTGCGGCCTGCGTTTACGCCGTCGCCCGGCAAAAGTTGTGGAACTGGCCTGTCGGCATCGTGAACAATGTTGCATTCATGGTCCTGTTTTTCGGTGCAGGGTTGTACGGCGAGACCCTGCTCCAAGCAGTCTTTGCCGCCGTATCCGTCTACGGCTGGTACAACTGGGTCCGGGGAGCCCAAAACGCTGCCGGCAAGGGCGATCTTCCCATCCGCGACGGGAGCAGGACAGAAGTGGTCTGGGGTCTTGGCGCTGTTGCACTTGCCACGGTTGGCGTTGCCATGATCCTCACGCACGGCACCGACTCCCAGGTTCCCTGGCCGGACGCCTTTGTCCTGGCCGCTTCGCTCCTGGCCACTTACTGGCAGGCCCGGAAGATCTTCCAGCACTGGTACGTATGGATTGTGATTGACCTGGTCAGCATCCCGCTCTATTTCTCCCGTGGGCTCAATCTCACCGCCATCCTGTATATCGGCTTCACGGCCCTTTGCATCTACGGCCTGGTGGGGTGGATGCGGACCCGGTTGGCGGCAGGCACCCAGCGCGGCCAAACGCAGGAGGTGCCGGCATGA
- a CDS encoding TetR/AcrR family transcriptional regulator, with product MTDEVRPAKRHTDARAALAAALKSRLRSQPLDRVTVTELVRDCGLTRQAFYYHFPDVRQLAVWVFETEVARQVRAFAAEVGWADGLVRLMLYMRDNRSSTLGVLNGVGQPGLERFLFWQMRPITEAVMDQDGGGPSRPQDRILVVDFYTSAVLAVVLRWVADGMVDHPYKVVGDLEIMLHGAVRESIRRLDARAAPPDGGRRQ from the coding sequence ATGACCGATGAGGTCCGCCCGGCGAAGCGTCATACGGATGCAAGAGCGGCTCTCGCAGCCGCGCTCAAGTCCCGGCTGCGCTCCCAGCCGCTCGACAGGGTGACAGTCACCGAATTGGTGCGGGACTGCGGGCTGACGCGGCAGGCGTTCTACTATCATTTCCCTGATGTGCGGCAGCTCGCCGTCTGGGTGTTCGAGACAGAGGTTGCCCGGCAGGTCCGCGCTTTTGCGGCTGAGGTGGGATGGGCCGACGGACTGGTGCGGTTGATGCTGTACATGCGCGATAACCGCTCGTCGACGCTCGGTGTCCTCAACGGTGTGGGCCAGCCCGGGCTCGAGCGTTTCCTGTTTTGGCAGATGCGCCCGATCACCGAGGCCGTGATGGACCAGGACGGTGGCGGACCGTCGCGCCCGCAGGACCGGATCCTGGTGGTCGACTTTTACACCTCGGCCGTGCTCGCCGTGGTGCTGCGATGGGTCGCGGACGGCATGGTCGACCACCCGTACAAGGTGGTGGGGGACCTGGAAATCATGCTGCATGGCGCCGTGCGGGAGTCCATCCGCAGGCTTGACGCGCGGGCAGCGCCGCCGGACGGAGGTCGACGGCAGTAA
- a CDS encoding DUF5692 family protein, translated as MFLYESIPWYSWAMFGVVLVALIALNEVTRRWKWAGLAFFVALPVLLTVFVWPTTAGEGSSTGTWFHWVKVYSALLGCLGFMLIRYVPRLAKNRWMLMFPALILAINIAEAVIRDFEVAGLQGMHDGVFMVGGPWNYMNAIAGILNLLTICGWTGIIVSRDKSKDMIWPDMMWFWIIAYDLWNFAYVYNCVGDHSFYAGAALLISCTIPAFFLKKGAWLQHRAHTLALWMMFTMAVPTFVSTSPFAVESSHNPTALFVVSAISLAANIAVAVYQVFTIVKRHRNPLRDELYTHLPQYQEVRDANLPGESPAALPGSPGTGRPVTV; from the coding sequence ATGTTCTTGTACGAATCGATTCCCTGGTATTCCTGGGCGATGTTCGGCGTCGTCCTGGTTGCCCTCATTGCGCTTAACGAAGTGACGCGGCGCTGGAAGTGGGCCGGTCTGGCCTTCTTCGTGGCGTTGCCCGTCCTCCTGACCGTGTTCGTGTGGCCCACGACGGCCGGAGAAGGATCGTCCACAGGAACGTGGTTCCACTGGGTGAAGGTGTACTCGGCACTCCTCGGGTGCCTGGGCTTCATGCTCATCCGGTACGTCCCGCGCTTGGCGAAGAACCGCTGGATGCTGATGTTCCCTGCACTGATCCTTGCGATCAACATCGCTGAGGCGGTCATCCGAGACTTTGAGGTGGCGGGCCTGCAGGGCATGCACGACGGCGTTTTCATGGTCGGCGGTCCATGGAACTACATGAACGCCATCGCCGGCATCCTGAACCTGCTCACCATCTGCGGCTGGACGGGCATCATCGTCTCTCGCGACAAGTCGAAGGACATGATCTGGCCCGACATGATGTGGTTCTGGATCATCGCGTACGACCTGTGGAACTTCGCCTACGTCTACAACTGTGTCGGTGACCACTCGTTCTACGCCGGTGCGGCGCTGCTCATCTCCTGCACCATCCCCGCGTTCTTCCTCAAGAAGGGTGCATGGCTCCAGCACCGCGCCCACACGCTGGCATTGTGGATGATGTTCACGATGGCGGTCCCCACGTTCGTGAGCACGTCGCCGTTCGCTGTCGAGTCCTCGCACAACCCGACCGCGCTGTTCGTCGTGTCGGCCATCTCGCTGGCGGCCAACATCGCCGTCGCGGTCTACCAGGTGTTCACCATCGTCAAACGGCACCGCAATCCGCTGCGCGACGAGCTGTACACCCACCTCCCTCAGTACCAGGAGGTGCGCGACGCGAACCTCCCCGGCGAGTCCCCGGCTGCCCTGCCTGGGTCCCCGGGAACGGGCCGACCGGTCACCGTCTGA
- a CDS encoding NUDIX hydrolase: MATQEERFLADYVPHEYPSVALAVDLVVFAVTGSTLNAAFVRRGTHPFKGALALPGGFVLPDEDALTAAWRELEEETGLDLGAHRAHVEQLATYSSPNRDPRMRVASVAHLALLATDGRTLPELSTGSDAAAAEWLPVYDVLANADLAFDHRDILGAGLDRLAGKIEYTLTAARLLPEEFTLKQLRSVYRAVWNTDKLDAGNFTRKMTGALQDTGRKVTRGKGAPATVFTVRDEYLSPPLIRPDR, encoded by the coding sequence ATGGCCACTCAAGAGGAAAGGTTTCTCGCGGACTACGTGCCCCATGAGTATCCGTCAGTTGCGCTCGCCGTGGACCTGGTGGTCTTCGCCGTCACCGGGAGTACGCTGAATGCCGCTTTCGTCCGCCGCGGGACGCACCCTTTCAAGGGTGCCCTGGCCCTGCCCGGTGGATTCGTTTTACCGGATGAAGACGCGCTGACCGCCGCGTGGCGCGAGCTGGAGGAGGAGACCGGGCTGGACCTGGGCGCACACCGCGCGCACGTTGAGCAGCTGGCCACCTACAGTTCGCCGAACCGGGATCCCCGTATGCGAGTGGCGTCCGTTGCCCATCTGGCCCTGCTGGCAACCGACGGCCGGACCCTTCCGGAACTGTCCACGGGGAGCGACGCCGCGGCGGCCGAGTGGCTGCCCGTGTACGACGTCCTTGCAAACGCGGACTTGGCGTTTGACCACCGGGACATCCTTGGTGCCGGATTGGACCGGCTGGCAGGAAAGATCGAGTACACGCTCACTGCAGCGCGTCTTTTACCGGAGGAATTCACGCTGAAACAGCTCCGCAGCGTCTATCGGGCCGTGTGGAACACCGACAAGCTCGACGCAGGTAACTTCACCCGCAAAATGACCGGAGCCCTGCAGGACACCGGTCGTAAGGTCACCCGCGGCAAGGGTGCTCCGGCCACGGTATTC
- a CDS encoding AAA family ATPase, with amino-acid sequence MTRFGQGVVIGKFYPPHAGHRHLIARASEQSDRLAVVVLGSRFESIGLEDRVKWLAAEFDGTNVTVIGMPDDCPVDYTSEAVWKAHNEVLRMALKMKGITAVDAVFSSEDYGWRLADDFGAVHVMVDRGRTDNPVSGTLCRDDLSDAWQSIIRPARQDLAVRIIVVGAQSTGTTTLASDLARHYRARYPGLADVPEYGRQFTYDKFAAAQAADPDAGLKDLVWTAEDFAVIGERQNRMENDAADRCPLVIADTDVITTRLFERVYVGEQSYGSCLAVDRIPRRDLYLITDHDGVPFEDDGWREADHPREEMTEWFKEELTAAGASWILVSGSPAERLSTATEIIDLIIARRNSFTSPPWATRTVLTGS; translated from the coding sequence ATGACCCGCTTCGGGCAGGGAGTCGTCATTGGAAAGTTCTATCCACCGCATGCAGGACACCGGCACCTCATAGCCCGGGCCTCGGAGCAATCCGATCGGCTTGCGGTGGTAGTCCTTGGCAGCAGGTTTGAGAGCATCGGCCTTGAAGACCGCGTGAAGTGGCTGGCCGCGGAGTTCGACGGAACAAACGTCACCGTCATTGGCATGCCGGATGACTGCCCCGTGGATTACACCTCCGAGGCCGTATGGAAGGCGCACAATGAGGTGCTGCGCATGGCCCTCAAGATGAAAGGGATCACGGCAGTTGACGCGGTCTTCAGCTCCGAGGACTACGGCTGGCGGCTGGCCGACGATTTTGGGGCCGTCCACGTCATGGTTGACCGGGGCCGCACGGATAATCCCGTCAGCGGCACGCTGTGCCGGGATGACCTCAGCGACGCTTGGCAAAGCATCATCCGGCCTGCCCGGCAGGATCTGGCCGTGCGGATCATAGTGGTGGGCGCGCAGTCCACGGGCACCACCACTCTCGCCTCGGACCTGGCCCGGCACTACCGGGCCAGGTACCCAGGGCTGGCGGATGTCCCGGAGTATGGACGCCAGTTCACTTATGACAAGTTCGCGGCGGCGCAGGCCGCAGACCCCGACGCCGGCCTGAAGGATCTGGTCTGGACCGCAGAAGATTTCGCCGTCATTGGTGAACGGCAGAACCGGATGGAGAACGATGCTGCGGACCGGTGTCCGCTGGTGATTGCGGACACCGACGTCATCACCACCAGGCTCTTTGAGCGGGTTTATGTCGGCGAGCAGAGCTATGGTTCATGCCTGGCTGTGGACCGTATCCCGCGCCGTGATCTCTACCTCATCACGGATCACGACGGCGTGCCGTTCGAGGACGACGGATGGCGCGAGGCGGACCACCCGAGGGAAGAGATGACAGAGTGGTTCAAGGAAGAACTCACGGCGGCCGGAGCCTCGTGGATCCTGGTTTCAGGTAGTCCGGCCGAGCGCTTGTCCACGGCAACTGAGATTATTGACTTGATCATTGCCCGGCGGAACTCCTTCACCTCCCCGCCCTGGGCCACCCGGACCGTACTGACAGGAAGCTGA